CGATGGTGTAGAGCGAGGATTCCAGCAGCGCCCTGTAGATCCAGTCCTTCTTCTCGGCCGGCACGTGGCCGTTTCCATACCAGTCCATCATCTTGTGCGCATCGATGTACTCCATGCAGATGATCGCTTCCTGGCAGTGGTCGTGATAGAGCTCGGGGATGATGACCATTCCCTGCTCGCGTTTATCGGCCAGCAGCTCGCGCATGTGGTCGTGGTTCTTGATCTCGTTGCGGTAGTCGAGTTCCATTCCGATGTATTTGACGAACTCGCCGATGGTCTTGCGATGGTCGATGCCCGAAGTTTCGCGGTAGTAGGCCAGCTCAATGATGCGCACGAAGATGGGGAGCAGAGCCTTGATGACCTTGAGGTCGGTCTGGAAGAACTTGTCGATGCCCGGGTACTTCACCTTGATGACTGCGTCGCGGCCGTCCTTGAGCGTGACGCGGTGAACCTGGCCGATGGACGCGCAGGCCAGCGGAGTGGGCTCGAACTTCGAAAAAACTTCCTCGACCGGTTTGCCGTATTCCTCGAGAACTCGCTGGCGAATGGCCTCGGTGCTCGCCACGGGGACACGGTCCTGGACCTTTGTCATTTCCACCAGATACGGGGTCGGCAGCAGCGCCATCTGGGTGGAGAGGAACTGGCCGATCTTGATGTAGACGCCCTTGAGCGTCACGAAGGAGTGATAGAGCCAGGCGGCGTTCTTCTCATGCAGGGCCTCTGCCTTTGCCCGGCGCTCGCCCTTCGGCGTGAGCGGCCTGGTCACCAGTGAGAACCAGACATAACTCCACAGAATGCGGAAGAAGAAGACAACCGACACCACGGTTCGAATGAAGGGATTGTGAAGCACCGCAGCCTCCGCGCCCGGCAGGGAAAGATTGATTCACGCGAAGCGGGGAGAATGCCTCCCGGGGCGCGTGAGCCTGAAGCCATGATGTTTGCCGGAACCGCCAGAGAGTCTGCCACGTGGGAGGTCCAAAATCCAGAATCCCTTGTTATTTCAACGACAAAGGGCCGCATTTGCGGCCCTTTGCAGTAAGTCTGGTTCACTCCGAAAAGTTACTTGAGAAGCGCCCGAGAGATCACCACGCGCTGGATCTCGCTGGTGCCTTCGTAGATCTCGGTGATCTTGGCATCGCGGAAGTGGCGTTCCACCGGGTATTCGGTGGAATAGCCGTTGCCGCCGTGGACCTGGATGGCCTTGGTGGCGATCCAGTTGGCCGCCTCGGAGGCGTAGACCTTGGCCATGGCGGCAGCGGTGCCGTAGCTGCCGCCGCTGTCCTTGAGAAAGGCGGCCTTGAGGGTAAGCAGGCGCGCGGCTTCGAGCCGCGTGCCCATATCGGCGATGTAGAAGGCGACGGCCTGGTGCTCGGCAATGGGAACGCCGAAGGCTTCGCGCTCCTTGGCGTAGTCGCGGGCGGCCTCATAGGCAGCGCGTCCGATGCCAAGCGCCTGGGAGGCGATGCCGATGCGGCCGCCGTCGAGCACCTTCATGGCCACCTTGAAACCGCCGCCCACCTGGCCGAGGACCTGGTCGTCACTGAGTTCGCAGTTCTCCAAAATGATCTGGCAGGTGGCCGAGCCGCGGATGCCCAGCTTGTCCTCGATCTTTCCTATCTGGTAGCCGGGCGTCTTGCAGTCGACGACAAAGGCAGTGATGCCTTTAACGCCCTTGTCGGGGTCGGTCATTGCCA
This genomic interval from Chrysiogenia bacterium contains the following:
- a CDS encoding AarF/ABC1/UbiB kinase family protein, which gives rise to MLHNPFIRTVVSVVFFFRILWSYVWFSLVTRPLTPKGERRAKAEALHEKNAAWLYHSFVTLKGVYIKIGQFLSTQMALLPTPYLVEMTKVQDRVPVASTEAIRQRVLEEYGKPVEEVFSKFEPTPLACASIGQVHRVTLKDGRDAVIKVKYPGIDKFFQTDLKVIKALLPIFVRIIELAYYRETSGIDHRKTIGEFVKYIGMELDYRNEIKNHDHMRELLADKREQGMVIIPELYHDHCQEAIICMEYIDAHKMMDWYGNGHVPAEKKDWIYRALLESSLYTI
- a CDS encoding acyl-CoA dehydrogenase, whose product is MNFELTETQRMIQQTAREFAQKEVRPLAEKVDREHYFPKENVKRMAELGFLGMFIPEQWNGTGLDAVSYVLAMEEISAACATTGVIMSVNNSLVSAAINDFGTDEQKEKWLKPLACGEKLGCFCLSEPNTGSDAAAQRTRAEKKGDKWVLNGSKNWITNGPFADTALVMAMTDPDKGVKGITAFVVDCKTPGYQIGKIEDKLGIRGSATCQIILENCELSDDQVLGQVGGGFKVAMKVLDGGRIGIASQALGIGRAAYEAARDYAKEREAFGVPIAEHQAVAFYIADMGTRLEAARLLTLKAAFLKDSGGSYGTAAAMAKVYASEAANWIATKAIQVHGGNGYSTEYPVERHFRDAKITEIYEGTSEIQRVVISRALLK